The Streptococcus iniae genome contains the following window.
TCGGACCAACTCCACGTTCTTACGGATACAAACTTCCACAAAAAGTTCGTCGCCTTGCTTTGAAATCAGTTTACTCAGCAAAAGTTGCTGAAGATAAATTTGTAGCTGTAGAAAGCCTTTCATTTGCAGCACCAAAAACTGCTGAATTTGCAAAAGTTCTTTCAGCGCTAAGTATCGATTCAAAAGTACTTGTTCTCGTTGAAGAAGGTAATGAATTTGCAGCACTTTCTGCTCGTAACCTTCCAAACGTTAAAGTTGCAACTGCAACAACAGCAAGTGTTCTTGACATTGTAAATAGCGATAAACTTCTTGTTACTAAAGAAGCAATCTCTACAATTGAGGAGGTTCTTGCATAATGAATTTGTACGACGTAATTAAAAAACCAGTTATCACTGAAAAATCAATGTATGCCCTTGAAGAAGGAAAATACACATTTGAAGTCGACACACGTGCGCACAAACTTTTGATTAAGCAAGCTATTGAAGCTGCTTTTGAAGGAGTTAAAGTTGCAAGTGTAAACACTGTTAACGTTAAACCCAAAGCTAAACGCGTTGGTCGTTACACAGGTTTCACTTCAAAAACTAAAAAAGCTATCATCACTCTTACAGCTGATTCTAAAGCAATCGAGTTGTTCGCAGCTGAAGCTGAATAATCTAAGGAGGAAATAACGTGGGTATTAAAGTTTATAAACCAACGACAAATGGCCGTCGTAACATGACTTCTTTGGATTTCGCTGAAATCACAACAAGCACACCTGAGAAATCATTGCTTGTTTCTCTTAAAAACAAAGCTGGTCGTAACAACAATGGTCGCATCACAGTACGTCACCAAGGTGGCGGACACAAACGTCATTACCGTGTGATTGATTTCAAACGTAATAAAGACGCTGTTGAAGCAGTTGTTAAAACTATTGAATATGATCCAAACCGTACTGCTAACATCGCTCTTGTACATTATACAGATGGTGTTAAAGCTTACATCATTGCACCTAAAGGTCTTGAAGTAGGTCAACGTATTGTTTCTGGTCCAGATGCAGATATCAAAATTGGTAATGCACTTCCATTAGCAAATATTCCAGTAGGTACAGTTATTCATAACATCGAGTTGAAACCTGGTAAAGGTGGAGAACTAGTTCGTGCTGCTGGAGCTTCTGCTCAAGTATTAGGTCAAGAAGGTAAATATGTTCTTGTTCGTCTTCAATCAGGCGAAGTTCGTATGATTCTTGGAACTTGCCGTGCTACTGTTGGTACTGTAGGTAACGAACAACAATCACTTGTTAACATTGGTAAAGCTGGACGTAACCGTTGGAAAGGTATCCGCCCAACAGTTCGTGGTTCTGTAATGAACCCTAACGATCACCCACACGGTGGTGGTGAAGGTAAAGCACCAGTTGGACGTAAAGCGCCATCTACTCCATGGGGTAAACCTGCGCTTGGTCTTAAAACTCGTAACAAGAAAGCTAAATCTGACAAACTTATTATTCGTCGTCGTAACGCTAAATAATAAAGTTCGTTAGCATTTATTCCGCCAACTCGGTAGTTCTATAGAACAAGCCGTTGTGGTACATCATTTAAAGGAGAAAACTACAAAATGGGACGTAGTCTTAAAAAAGGACCTTTCGTCGATGAGCATTTAATGAAAAAAGTTGAAGCTCAAGCAAATGACGAAAAGAAAAAAGTAATTAAAACTTGGTCACGTCGTTCAACGATTTTCCCAAGTTTCATCGGATATACAATCGCAGTTTATGATGGACGTAAACATGTACCTGTTTACATTCAAGAAGACATGGTAGGTCACAAGCTTGGTGAATTTGCACCAACTCGTACTTACAAAGGTCACGCAGCTGACGACAAGAAAACACGTCGTTAATAGGAGGAGGACACAATGGCAGAAATTACTTCAGCTAAAGCAATGGCTCGTACAGTGCGTGTTTCACCTCGTAAAACACGTTTAGTACTTGATCTTATCCGTGGTAAGAACGTTGCTGACGCAATCGCAATCTTAAAATTCACTCCAAACAAAGCAGCTCGTGTTATTGAGAAAACTCTTAACTCAGCTATTGCAAATGCAGAAAACAACTTTGGTTTGGAAAAAGCTAATTTGGTAGTATCTGAAACATTCGCAAACGAAGGACCAACGATGAAACGTTTCCGTCCACGTGCGAAAGGATCAGCTTCACCAATCAACAAACGTACAACTCACGTAACTGTAGTTGTATCAGAAAAATAAGGAGGTAAAATCGTGGGTCAAAAAGTACATCCAATTGGTATGCGTGTCGGAATCATCCGTGACTGGGATGCGAAATGGTATGCTGAAAAAGAATACGCGGATTACCTTCATGAAGATTTAGCAATCCGTAAATTTATTCAAAAAGAATTAGCAGAAGCTTCAGTTTCAACAATTGAAATTGAACGTGCTATTAATAAAGTTATTGTTTCACTACACACTGCAAAACCAGGTATGGTTATCGGTAAAGGTGGAGCAAACGTTGACGCTTTACGCGGAAAACTTAACAAATTAACTGGAAAACAAGTACACATCAACATTATTGAAATCAAATCACCAGATCTTGATGCTCACCTTGTTGGTGAAAACATTGCTCGTCAACTTGAGCAACGTGTTGCTTTCCGTCGTGCTCAAAAACAAGCTATCCAACGCACAATGCGTGCAGGTGCAAAAGGGATTAAAACTCAAGTATCTGGTCGTTTAAACGGTGCTGATATCGCTCGTGCTGAAGGTTATTCAGAAGGAACTGTTCCTCTTCATACTCTTCGTGCTGATATCGATTACGCTTGGGAAGAAGCAGACACTACATATGGTAAACTTGGTGTTAAAGTTTGGATCTATCGTGGTGAAGTTCTTCCAGCTCGTAAAAACACTAAAGGAGGCAAATAACATATGTTAGTACCTAAACGTGTTAAACACCGTCGTGAATTCCGTGGGAAAATGCGTGGTGAAGCAAAAGGTGGAAAAGAAGTTTCATTTGGTGAATACGGTCTTCAAGCTACAACAAGCTCATGGATTACAAACCGTCAAATCGAAGCTGCTCGTATTGCGATGACTCGTTATATGAAACGTGGTGGTAAAGTTTGGATTAAAATTTTCCCTCACAAATCTTATACTGCTAAAGCTATTGGGGTTCGTATGGGTTCTGGTAAAGGGGCACCTGAAGGTTGGGTATCACCTGTTAAACGTGGCAAAATTATGTTTGAAATCGCTGGCGTTTCTGAAGAAGTTGCACGCGAAGCTCTACGTCTTGCTAGCCACAAATTACCAGTTAAATGCAAAATCGTAAAACGTGAAGCAGAATAAGGAGAAGACATGAAACTTGAAGAAATCAAAAAGTTTGTTGCTGAGCTTCGTGGCTTGTCTCAAGAAGAGCTTGCTAAGAAAGAAAACGAACTCAAAAAAGAACTTTTCGACCTTCGTTTTCAAGCTGCAGCAGGTCAACTTGATCAAACTGCTCGTTTGAACGAAGTTAAAAAACAAATTGCACGTGTTAAAACTGTGCAATCTGAAATGAAATAATAGATTGGGAAAGGAGAAATTCTAATAATGGAACGTAATCAACGTAGAACCCTTGTTGGACGTGTCGTATCTGACAAGATGGATAAAACAATCACTGTTATAGTTGAAACAAAACGTAACCACCCAGTCTATGGTAAACGTATCAACTATTCTAAAAAATATAAAGCACATGACGAAAAGAACCTTGCTAAAGAAGGCGATATCGTTCGTATCATGGAAACTCGTCCACTATCAGCTACAAAACGCTTCCGTCTTGTAGAGGTATTGGAAGAAGCTGTTATTATCTAATCAAACTAAAAGGAGAAAATTGAAATGATTCAACAAGAAACTCGCTTAAAAGTTGCTGATAATAGCGGTGCCCGTGAAATCTTAACTATCAAAGTACTTGGTGGTTCAGGACGTAAATTCGCTAACATCGGTGACGTAATCGTTGCTTCTGTAAAACAAGCTACTCCTGGTGGAGCAGTTAAAAAAGGTGATGTTGTGAAAGCAGTTATCGTTCGTACAAAAACTGGTGCTCGCCGTCCAGACGGTTCATACATCAAATTTGACGATAATGCTGCAGTAATCATCCGTGATGACAAAACTCCTCGCGGAACTCGTATCTTTGGTCCAGTTGCACGTGAATTACGTGAAGGTGGATACATGAAGATCGTTTCACTTGCACCAGAAGTACTTTAATTTTTAATAATTAAACAAACTAAGTCCCCTAGGGAAACCTAGGGTGCCCATCAGGGCGTAAGAAAATCATAGGAGAAAAACTCAAATGTTTGTAAAAAAAGGCGACAAAGTTCGCGTTATTGCTGGTAAGGATAAAGGAACTGAAGCAGTAGTTCTTAAAGCCCTTCCAAAAGTTAACAAAGTTGTTGTTGAAGGTGTTGGAATAATCAAAAAACACCAAAAACCTAACACTGAAAACCCTCAAGGAGCTATCGTAGAAAAAGAAGCTCCAATCCATGTATCAAACGTACAAGTTCTTGATAAAAATGGTGTAGCAGGACGTGTTGGTTATAAAGTTGTTGACGGCAAAAAAGTTCGTTACAGCAAAAAATCAGGCGAAGTGCTTGATTAATCACGAAGGAAAGGAGAAGCATTATAATGGCAAATCGTTTAAAAGAAAAATATACTAACGAAGTAATTCCTGCGTTGTCAGAGAAATTCAATTACACAACAGTTATGGCTGTGCCAAAAGTTGAGAAAATCGTTCTTAACATGGGTGTTGGTGATGCTGTGTCAAACGCAAAAAACCTTGAAAAAGCTGCTGCTGAATTAGCACTTATCTCAGGTCAAAAACCACTTATTACTAAAGCTAAGAAATCAATCGCTGGCTTCCGTCTTCGTGAAGGTGTTGCGATCGGTGCGAAAGTAACACTTCGTGGCGAACGTATGTACGAATTCCTAGACAAACTCGTTAGCGTTTCACTTCCTCGTGTTCGTGACTTCCACGGAGTTCCAACAAAATCTTTTGATGGACGTGGTAACTACACACTTGGTGTGAAAGAACAACTTATCTTCCCAGAAATCAACTTCGATGATGTTGATAAAGTACGTGGTCTTGATATCGTAATCGTCACTACTGCAAATACTGACGAAGAAGGTCGCGAATTGCTTAAAGGCCTTGGAATGCCTTTTGCAAAATAATAGGGGGTAAATAAATTGGCTAAAAAATCTATGATTGCTAAGAACAAACGTCCTGCGAAACACTCTACGCAAGCTTATACTCGCTGTGAAAAATGTGGCCGTCCACATTCAGTTTACCGCAAGTTCAAACTTTGCCGTGTTTGCTTCCGTGAATTGGCTTACAAAGGTCAAATTCCAGGTGTTGTAAAAGCTTCTTGGTAAGAATATAATAGCTGCTTTGCAGTTGTTATCAAATAACTAAAGTGAGTTAACACTCACATTCAAATAGACTCTCGTTTACTTGAATATTCTGCCCTAAGGCACATTAACTAGCAAGTGATTTTATCAAACTACTAGTAAGAGGAGAAAAATAAAATGGTTATGACTGACCCAATCGCAGACTTTCTAACACGTATTCGTAATGCTAACCAAGCAAAACACGAAGTATTAGAAGCACCTGCATCAAACATCAAAAAAGGGATTGCTGAAATCCTTAAACGTGAAGGTTTTGTAAAAAACGTTGAAATCATCGAAGATGACAAACAAGGAATCATCCGTGTATTCCTTAAGTATGGTCAAAATGGTGAACGCGTTATCACTAACTTGAAACGTATTTCAAAACCGGGACTTCGTGTTTACTCAAAACGTGAAGATGTTCCTAAAGTTCTTAACGGACTTGGAATTGCTATCATTTCAACTTCAGAAGGTCTTATGACTGATAAAGAAGCTCGCCAAAAAAATGTTGGTGGAGAAGTGATCGCATACGTTTGGTAATCTAAGATACTAAGAGCATCGTGGACAAAGTGAAAATAGGAAATCTGACGTATAGTGTTGACACTCAAGCAAGATTTATCTTTTTCACACAGGCCACAGCTCGTGTTCAATTCAACATTTTTGTTGTTTTGGTATCTCATTCTATCAACCCCCGTGAAAACTAGTCGTAAATGGCTTGATAATTTAACAGGAGAAAAAAATGTCACGTATTGGTAATAAAATTATTAATTTACCTGCAGGTGTTGAAATCAGCAACAACAACAATGTTGTTACTGTAAAAGGCCCTAAAGGTGAACTCACTCGTGAGTTCAACAAAAATATTGAAATCAAAGTTGAAGGGACTGAAATCACTTTAGTTCGTCCTAACGACTCAAAAGAAATGAAAACTATCCATGGGACAACTCGTGCAAACTTGAACAACATGGTTGTTGGTATTTCTGAAGGTTTCAAAAAAGATCTTGAAATGAAGGGTGTCGGTTACCGTGCTCAACTTCAAGGAAATAAACTAGTTCTTTCAGTAGGTAAATCTCACCAGGATGAAGTTGAAGCTCCAGAAGGCATTACTTTTACTGTTGCAACTCCAACTACTATCTCAGTAGAAGGAATCAACAAAGAAGTTGTTGGTCAAACTGCTGCTTACATCCGTAGCTTACGTTCACCAGAACCTTATAAAGGTAAAGGTATTCGTTATGTTGGTGAATATGTACGCCTTAAAGAAGGTAAAACTGGTAAATAATGTTTTCAGTGCGGTAAGGGATTTTTTCCCTTTATGCTATTGCAAACAGGCTTTCCAAATATGGAAACAAACTTATAAATTAAGAGGTGAAAATTGTGATTTCTAAACCAGATAAAAATAAAATCCGCCAAAAACGCCATAGTCGTGTGCGCGGTAAACTCTCTGGAACTGCAGAACGCCCACGTTTGAACGTTTTTCGTTCTAATACAGGCATCTACGCTCAAGTGATTGATGACGTAGCGGGTGTAACGCTCGCAAGCGCATCAACTCTTGATAAAGACGTTTCTAAAGGAACAAAAACTGAACAAGCCGTTGTAGTCGGCAAACTTGTTGCTGAACGTGCAGTGGCTAAAGGTATTTCTGAAGTGGTGTTTGACCGCGGTGGATATCTCTATCACGGACGTGTAAAAGCTTTGGCTGATGCAGCTCGTGAAAACGGATTGAAATTCTAATAGGGAGGACACAAAAAAATGGCATTTAAAGATAATGCAGTTGAACTAGAAGAACGCGTAGTTGCAATTAACCGTGTTACAAAAGTTGTAAAAGGTGGACGTCGTCTACGCTTTGCTGCTCTTGTAGTTGTCGGTGATGGCAATGGTCACGTTGGTTTTGGAACTGGTAAAGCTCAAGAAGTACCAGAAGCTATTCGTAAAGCAGTAGAAGCTGCTAAAAAGAATATGATTGAAGTACCAATGGTTGGCACAACAATTCCTCACGAAGTTTTCACAAACTTTGGTGGAGCAAAAGTATTGTTGAAACCAGCTGTAGAAGGTTCTGGAGTTGCTGCTGGTGGCGCAGTTCGTGCCGTAGTAGAATTAGCTGGTATTGCTGATATTACTTCAAAATCACTTGGTTCTAACACTCCAATCAACATTGTTCGTGCAACTGTTGAAGGAATGAAACAACTTAAACGCGCAGAAGAAGTTGCTGCACTTCGTGGCATCTCAGTTTCTGACTTAGCTTAAGAAAAGGGATAATAATGGCTCAAATTAAAATTACTTTGACTAAGTCTCCAATCGGACGTAAGCCAGAACAACGCAAAACTGTTGTTGCTCTTGGACTTGGTAAATTAAACTCTTCAGTTATTAAAGAAGAAACTCCTGCTATCCGTGGTATGGTTACAGCGATTTCTCATTTGGTTACTGTTGAAGACGTTAAATAATACTATTTAAGTCGCAGGGATTTCTTTGCGGCTTAATCTTAATTAAATTAATATGTATAGGCGAGTTTCTATGGGGAGTCCTTTCCCCTCATAGAGGCGATAGCATTTTACAAAAAAGGAGAAAAAATGAAACTTCATGAATTAAAAGCTGCTGAAGGCTCACGTAAAGTACGTAACCGTGTTGGACGTGGATCATCATCAGGTAACGGTAAAACATCTGGACGCGGACAAAAAGGTCAAAAATCACGTAGTGGTGGTGGCGTTCGTTTAGGTTTTGAAGGTGGACAAACACCATTGTTCCGTCGCATGCCAAAACGTGGGTTCTCAAACATCAACGCTAAAGAGTACGCTCTAGTTAACCTTGATCAATTAAACGTATTTGAAGACGGTACAGAAGTAACTCCAGTAGTTCTTAAAGAAGCTGGAATCGTTCGTGCTGAAAAATCAGGCGTTAAAGTTCTTGGTAACGGCGAATTAACTAAAAAATTGACTGTTAAAGCAGCTAAATTCTCAAAATCTGCTGAAGCAGCAATCACTGCTAAAGGTGGTTCTATCGAAGTCATCTAATGAGGGGTAACTCATTATGTTCTTAAAAATACTAAAAGATTCCTTGAAGATAAAGAGTGTTAGACATAAAATTTTCTATACAATCTTTATCATTCTAGTATTCCGAATTGGAACGCATATCACCGTCCCAGGTGTTAATGCAAAAAGCTTAGAGCAATTGAGTGAACTTCCTTTTCTAAATATGTTGAACCTGGTTAGTGGTAATGCCATGAGAAACTTTTCGGTTTTCTCAATGGGGGTTAGTCCTTACATTACTGCTTCAATCGTTGTTCAATTATTACAAATGGATATTTTGCCAAAATTCGTTGAATGGGGAAAACAAGGTGAAGTTGGTCGTCGTAAGTTAAATCAAGCGACACGTTATATTTCACTCGTTCTTGCTTTCGTACAATCAATAGGTATTACGGCAGGTTTTAACACTTTATCAAGTGTTGCTCTAGTATCAACACCAAATGTCAAAACATATTTGCTGATTGGTGCTTTGCTAACAACAGGTAGTGTTATCGTAACATGGCTTGGAGAACAAATTACTGATAAAGGATTTGGTAATGGAGTATCGATGATTATCTTTGCAGGTATTATCTCATCTATTCCAAATGCTATTGCAAATGTTCACGAAGACTATTTTGTCAACGTGCGCGGCAACGAAATGCAAACATCATATATGATTGTTGGTATTTTGATATTTGCCATCCTTGCAATTGTCTTTTTCACAACATATGTTCAACAAGCGGAATACAAAATTCCAATCCAATATACAAAACTTGTACAAGGTGCACCTACAAGTTCATACCTTCCTTTGAAAGTTAATCCAGCTGGCGTTATTCCCGTTATCTTTGCTAGCTCGATAACAACTATTCCAAGTACAATCATACCTTTCTTTCAAAATGGTAAAGATATTCCTTGGTTAACAAAACTACAAGAAGTTTTTAACTATCAAACACCAACTGGTATGATAGTTTATGCATTTTTGATTATCTTGTTCTCATTCTTCTATACATTTGTTCAGGTTAACCCTGAAAAGACAGCTGAAAATCTTCAAAAGAATTCATCTTATATCCCAAGTGTACGACCTGGTCGAGAAACAGAACAATACATGTCATCATTGCTTAAGAAACTAGCTACTGTAGGATCTGTTTTCCTAGCCTTTATTTCTTTAGCGCCAATAGCAGCTCAACAAACCCTTAACCTTTCTTCTGGAATTGCTTTGGGTGGAACAAGCTTGCTCATTTTGATTTCGACTGGTATTGAAGGCATGAAACAGCTTGAAGGATACTTACTCAAGAGAAAATATGTCGGATTTATGAATACAGCAGAATAGTATATAGGTTGACTCTGTCAACCTACTATTTTGTTTTTAGGTGATAGTAAGAAAGAATACAGTTCTTATTATCATTTAAAAACAAAAACAAAAATGAATGACTCATTTTTCATTATTTTAAGTCAAAGAGGAGACTGACATGAATCTTTTAATTATGGGATTGCCAGGTGCCGGAAAAGGAACACAAGCAGCAAAAATCGTTGAAGAATTTGGAGTTATCCATATTTCAACTGGTGATATGTTCCGTGCAGCAATGGCAAATCAAACTGAGATGGGCAAGTTAGCAAAATCATTTATCGATAAAGGCGACTTAGTTCCAGATGAAGTGACAAACGGCATTGTTAAAGAACGCCTTGCTCAAGATGATATTAAAGAAAAAGGTTTCTTACTAGACGGGTACCCACGTACTATTGATCAAGCACATGCATTAGATTTAACTTTAAAAGAATTAGAGTTAACTTTAGATGGTGTTATTAATATCGAAGTGGATCCAGCATCATTATTAGAACGTCTTAGTGGTCGTATCATTAACAAAAAAACAGGAGAAACTTTCCACAAAGTCTTTAACCCACCAGTTGGAGATTATGATGAAAATGATTTTTATCAACGTGAAGATGACAAACCTGAAACTGTTAAACGTCGCTTAGATGTTAATATTGCTCAAGGCCAACCAATTATCGATCATTATCGTGAGGCTGGAATTGTTAAAGATATTGAAGGAAATCAAGACATTTCAGATGTTTTTGTTGACATCAAGTCAGTTATTGAAAAGCTAAAATAAATTACCACAAATCACTTGCGAAAGTGAAAGTTGCGTGATATAATAGGCTAGTCTGACTTATAATTGTTACCTCTGTGCTCAGAGGACATCAAATCGAAATTTAGGGGGTACTTTTGCGTGGCAAAAGAAGACGTGATTGAAATTGAAGGCAAAGTTGTAGAAACGATGCCAAATGCAATGTTTACTGTTGAACTAGAAAATGGACATCAAATTCTAGCAACTGTTTCAGGAAAAATCCGTAAAAATTACATTCGTATTTTAGTAGGTGATCGTGTGACAGTAGAAATGAGTCCGTATGACTTAACACGTGGACGCATCACATACCGCTTTAAATAATCGAAATAATTGGAGGGATTAAAACATGAAGGTAAGACCATCGGTTAAACCAATTTGCGAATACTGTAAAGTAATTCGTCGTAACGGTCGTGTTATGGTGATTTGTCCAACAAA
Protein-coding sequences here:
- the rplD gene encoding 50S ribosomal protein L4, with the protein product MANVKLFDQTGKEVSSVELNDAIFGIEPNESVVFDVVISQRASLRQGTHAVKNRSAVSGGGRKPWRQKGTGRARQGSIRSPQWRGGGVVFGPTPRSYGYKLPQKVRRLALKSVYSAKVAEDKFVAVESLSFAAPKTAEFAKVLSALSIDSKVLVLVEEGNEFAALSARNLPNVKVATATTASVLDIVNSDKLLVTKEAISTIEEVLA
- a CDS encoding 50S ribosomal protein L23; amino-acid sequence: MNLYDVIKKPVITEKSMYALEEGKYTFEVDTRAHKLLIKQAIEAAFEGVKVASVNTVNVKPKAKRVGRYTGFTSKTKKAIITLTADSKAIELFAAEAE
- the rplB gene encoding 50S ribosomal protein L2, with translation MGIKVYKPTTNGRRNMTSLDFAEITTSTPEKSLLVSLKNKAGRNNNGRITVRHQGGGHKRHYRVIDFKRNKDAVEAVVKTIEYDPNRTANIALVHYTDGVKAYIIAPKGLEVGQRIVSGPDADIKIGNALPLANIPVGTVIHNIELKPGKGGELVRAAGASAQVLGQEGKYVLVRLQSGEVRMILGTCRATVGTVGNEQQSLVNIGKAGRNRWKGIRPTVRGSVMNPNDHPHGGGEGKAPVGRKAPSTPWGKPALGLKTRNKKAKSDKLIIRRRNAK
- the rpsS gene encoding 30S ribosomal protein S19, producing MGRSLKKGPFVDEHLMKKVEAQANDEKKKVIKTWSRRSTIFPSFIGYTIAVYDGRKHVPVYIQEDMVGHKLGEFAPTRTYKGHAADDKKTRR
- the rplV gene encoding 50S ribosomal protein L22; its protein translation is MAEITSAKAMARTVRVSPRKTRLVLDLIRGKNVADAIAILKFTPNKAARVIEKTLNSAIANAENNFGLEKANLVVSETFANEGPTMKRFRPRAKGSASPINKRTTHVTVVVSEK
- the rpsC gene encoding 30S ribosomal protein S3 — its product is MGQKVHPIGMRVGIIRDWDAKWYAEKEYADYLHEDLAIRKFIQKELAEASVSTIEIERAINKVIVSLHTAKPGMVIGKGGANVDALRGKLNKLTGKQVHINIIEIKSPDLDAHLVGENIARQLEQRVAFRRAQKQAIQRTMRAGAKGIKTQVSGRLNGADIARAEGYSEGTVPLHTLRADIDYAWEEADTTYGKLGVKVWIYRGEVLPARKNTKGGK
- the rplP gene encoding 50S ribosomal protein L16 yields the protein MLVPKRVKHRREFRGKMRGEAKGGKEVSFGEYGLQATTSSWITNRQIEAARIAMTRYMKRGGKVWIKIFPHKSYTAKAIGVRMGSGKGAPEGWVSPVKRGKIMFEIAGVSEEVAREALRLASHKLPVKCKIVKREAE
- the rpmC gene encoding 50S ribosomal protein L29, with the translated sequence MKLEEIKKFVAELRGLSQEELAKKENELKKELFDLRFQAAAGQLDQTARLNEVKKQIARVKTVQSEMK
- the rpsQ gene encoding 30S ribosomal protein S17, coding for MERNQRRTLVGRVVSDKMDKTITVIVETKRNHPVYGKRINYSKKYKAHDEKNLAKEGDIVRIMETRPLSATKRFRLVEVLEEAVII
- the rplN gene encoding 50S ribosomal protein L14, translated to MIQQETRLKVADNSGAREILTIKVLGGSGRKFANIGDVIVASVKQATPGGAVKKGDVVKAVIVRTKTGARRPDGSYIKFDDNAAVIIRDDKTPRGTRIFGPVARELREGGYMKIVSLAPEVL
- the rplX gene encoding 50S ribosomal protein L24, which encodes MFVKKGDKVRVIAGKDKGTEAVVLKALPKVNKVVVEGVGIIKKHQKPNTENPQGAIVEKEAPIHVSNVQVLDKNGVAGRVGYKVVDGKKVRYSKKSGEVLD
- the rplE gene encoding 50S ribosomal protein L5, with protein sequence MANRLKEKYTNEVIPALSEKFNYTTVMAVPKVEKIVLNMGVGDAVSNAKNLEKAAAELALISGQKPLITKAKKSIAGFRLREGVAIGAKVTLRGERMYEFLDKLVSVSLPRVRDFHGVPTKSFDGRGNYTLGVKEQLIFPEINFDDVDKVRGLDIVIVTTANTDEEGRELLKGLGMPFAK
- a CDS encoding type Z 30S ribosomal protein S14, which gives rise to MAKKSMIAKNKRPAKHSTQAYTRCEKCGRPHSVYRKFKLCRVCFRELAYKGQIPGVVKASW
- the rpsH gene encoding 30S ribosomal protein S8, translating into MVMTDPIADFLTRIRNANQAKHEVLEAPASNIKKGIAEILKREGFVKNVEIIEDDKQGIIRVFLKYGQNGERVITNLKRISKPGLRVYSKREDVPKVLNGLGIAIISTSEGLMTDKEARQKNVGGEVIAYVW
- the rplF gene encoding 50S ribosomal protein L6 — its product is MSRIGNKIINLPAGVEISNNNNVVTVKGPKGELTREFNKNIEIKVEGTEITLVRPNDSKEMKTIHGTTRANLNNMVVGISEGFKKDLEMKGVGYRAQLQGNKLVLSVGKSHQDEVEAPEGITFTVATPTTISVEGINKEVVGQTAAYIRSLRSPEPYKGKGIRYVGEYVRLKEGKTGK
- the rplR gene encoding 50S ribosomal protein L18 gives rise to the protein MISKPDKNKIRQKRHSRVRGKLSGTAERPRLNVFRSNTGIYAQVIDDVAGVTLASASTLDKDVSKGTKTEQAVVVGKLVAERAVAKGISEVVFDRGGYLYHGRVKALADAARENGLKF
- the rpsE gene encoding 30S ribosomal protein S5 — encoded protein: MAFKDNAVELEERVVAINRVTKVVKGGRRLRFAALVVVGDGNGHVGFGTGKAQEVPEAIRKAVEAAKKNMIEVPMVGTTIPHEVFTNFGGAKVLLKPAVEGSGVAAGGAVRAVVELAGIADITSKSLGSNTPINIVRATVEGMKQLKRAEEVAALRGISVSDLA
- the rpmD gene encoding 50S ribosomal protein L30, with translation MAQIKITLTKSPIGRKPEQRKTVVALGLGKLNSSVIKEETPAIRGMVTAISHLVTVEDVK
- the rplO gene encoding 50S ribosomal protein L15, yielding MKLHELKAAEGSRKVRNRVGRGSSSGNGKTSGRGQKGQKSRSGGGVRLGFEGGQTPLFRRMPKRGFSNINAKEYALVNLDQLNVFEDGTEVTPVVLKEAGIVRAEKSGVKVLGNGELTKKLTVKAAKFSKSAEAAITAKGGSIEVI
- the secY gene encoding preprotein translocase subunit SecY, producing MFLKILKDSLKIKSVRHKIFYTIFIILVFRIGTHITVPGVNAKSLEQLSELPFLNMLNLVSGNAMRNFSVFSMGVSPYITASIVVQLLQMDILPKFVEWGKQGEVGRRKLNQATRYISLVLAFVQSIGITAGFNTLSSVALVSTPNVKTYLLIGALLTTGSVIVTWLGEQITDKGFGNGVSMIIFAGIISSIPNAIANVHEDYFVNVRGNEMQTSYMIVGILIFAILAIVFFTTYVQQAEYKIPIQYTKLVQGAPTSSYLPLKVNPAGVIPVIFASSITTIPSTIIPFFQNGKDIPWLTKLQEVFNYQTPTGMIVYAFLIILFSFFYTFVQVNPEKTAENLQKNSSYIPSVRPGRETEQYMSSLLKKLATVGSVFLAFISLAPIAAQQTLNLSSGIALGGTSLLILISTGIEGMKQLEGYLLKRKYVGFMNTAE
- a CDS encoding adenylate kinase; protein product: MNLLIMGLPGAGKGTQAAKIVEEFGVIHISTGDMFRAAMANQTEMGKLAKSFIDKGDLVPDEVTNGIVKERLAQDDIKEKGFLLDGYPRTIDQAHALDLTLKELELTLDGVINIEVDPASLLERLSGRIINKKTGETFHKVFNPPVGDYDENDFYQREDDKPETVKRRLDVNIAQGQPIIDHYREAGIVKDIEGNQDISDVFVDIKSVIEKLK
- the infA gene encoding translation initiation factor IF-1; translated protein: MAKEDVIEIEGKVVETMPNAMFTVELENGHQILATVSGKIRKNYIRILVGDRVTVEMSPYDLTRGRITYRFK
- the rpmJ gene encoding 50S ribosomal protein L36, coding for MKVRPSVKPICEYCKVIRRNGRVMVICPTNPKHKQRQG